One Rhododendron vialii isolate Sample 1 chromosome 2a, ASM3025357v1 genomic region harbors:
- the LOC131316013 gene encoding cytochrome b-c1 complex subunit 7-like has translation MASRFTKWLVDPKRNWFAKQHMKAISTRLRRYGLRYDDLFDPYYDLDIKEALNRLPREVIDARNQRLKRAMDLSMKHEYLPEDVQAMQTPFRSYLQDMLALVKRENAEREALGALPLYQRTIP, from the exons ATGGCGTCGAGGTTCACCAAGTGGCTCGTGGACCCAAAGAGGAACTGGTTCGCTAAACAACACATGAAAGCCATCTCCACGCGCCTCCGCAGATACG GTCTGCGATACGACGATCTGTTCGATCCGTATTACGATCTGGACATTAAGGAGGCCTTGAATCGTCTCCCTAGGGAAGTCATAGACGCCAGGAACCAACGCCTCAAGCGAGCTATGGATCTCTCCATGAAGCACGAGTACCTCCCTGAGGACGTCCAG GCAATGCAGACACCATTCAGGAGTTATCTGCAAGATATGTTGGCCCTT GTGAAGAGGGAGAATGCCGAACGTGAAGCTTTGGGAGCTTTGCCCCTTTATCAGCGCACCATTCCTTGA
- the LOC131316014 gene encoding cytochrome b-c1 complex subunit 7-2, mitochondrial-like: MASSLTKWLVDPKKNWFAKQHMKSVSTRLRRYGLRYDDLYDPYYDLDIKEALNRLPREIIDARNQRLKRAMDLSMKHEYLPEDLQAMQTPFRSYVQDMLALVKRENAEREALGALPLYQRSLP; this comes from the exons ATGGCGTCGTCATTGACCAAGTGGCTCGTGGATCCGAAGAAGAACTGGTTCGCCAAACAACACATGAAATCCGTCTCCACGCGCCTCCGCAGATACG GTCTACGATACGACGATCTGTACGATCCGTATTACGATCTGGACATTAAGGAAGCGTTGAATCGTCTCCCAAGGGAGATTATTGACGCCAGGAACCAACGCCTCAAGCGAGCTATGGACCTCTCCATGAAGCACGAGTACCTCCCTGAGGACCTccag GCAATGCAGACACCATTCAGGAgttatgtgcaagatatgttgGCCCTT GTGAAGAGGGAGAATGCCGAACGTGAAGCTTTGGGAGCTTTGCCCCTCTATCAGCGCTCACTTCCTTGA